One window of the Actinomycetota bacterium genome contains the following:
- the ctaD gene encoding cytochrome c oxidase subunit I encodes MSITAERPKVGATPDPSHRRRGAIVEWLTTTDHKKLGVLYMCTAFFFFLVGGLLALGIRLELAEPGQQFFSSHTYAQMFTIHGTTMIFLFAAPFGLGLANYLVPLQIGAPDMAFPRLNALSYWLFAAGGLLIFLGFGASGGAAGAGWTGYAPLSEVRWTPGAGIDLWIIGLTLTSISGILTGLNLVTTVALLRAPGMTMWRLPVFTWDMLTTSVIILMAFPPVATALSLLLIDRRLGGHVYDAATGGDPILYQHLFWFLGHPEVYIVILPFFGVITEIIPVFSRKPLFGYFGFILATLAIAALSMTVWAHHMFTTGAVDNPFFSAMSMMIAVPTGVKFFNWIFTMWGGKISFKTPMLFAMGFLFNFLIGGVTGVILASPSIDFHVQDTYFLVSHFHYVMMGGAAFLVFAAIYFWFPKFTGIKLRESLGRLTFALMFVGFNLTFWPQFVVGLRGMPRRIVDYPSSLGYDTPNLVSSIGSGVLALGVLVFLIDLVVSLRRRVPAGGDPWGGYSLEWATSSPPPEHNFDRVPPIRSVRPTFDLRHPELADPGAGKEVSP; translated from the coding sequence ATGAGCATCACGGCCGAACGGCCGAAGGTGGGAGCCACGCCCGATCCGTCTCACCGACGCCGCGGCGCGATCGTGGAGTGGCTCACGACGACCGACCACAAGAAGCTCGGCGTCCTCTACATGTGCACGGCGTTCTTCTTCTTCCTGGTCGGGGGACTGCTCGCGCTCGGGATCCGGCTCGAGCTCGCGGAGCCCGGCCAGCAGTTCTTCTCGAGCCACACCTATGCGCAGATGTTCACGATCCACGGCACGACGATGATCTTCCTGTTCGCCGCCCCGTTCGGGCTCGGGCTGGCCAACTACCTCGTTCCGCTGCAGATCGGCGCGCCGGACATGGCGTTCCCCCGGCTCAACGCCCTCTCGTACTGGCTGTTCGCGGCCGGCGGGCTGTTGATATTCCTCGGGTTCGGGGCCTCCGGCGGGGCGGCGGGCGCCGGGTGGACGGGGTACGCGCCGCTGTCGGAGGTGCGATGGACCCCCGGCGCCGGGATCGACCTGTGGATCATCGGACTGACGCTCACGAGCATCTCGGGGATCCTCACCGGGCTGAACCTCGTCACGACGGTCGCCCTGCTGCGTGCGCCCGGCATGACGATGTGGCGTCTGCCGGTGTTCACCTGGGACATGCTGACCACGAGTGTGATCATCCTGATGGCGTTCCCACCCGTGGCGACGGCGCTCTCGCTCCTGCTGATCGACCGGCGGCTCGGTGGACACGTGTACGATGCCGCGACCGGGGGCGACCCGATCCTGTATCAGCACTTGTTCTGGTTCCTCGGCCATCCGGAGGTTTACATCGTGATCCTGCCGTTCTTCGGGGTGATCACCGAGATCATCCCGGTGTTCTCGCGCAAGCCGTTGTTCGGCTACTTCGGGTTCATCCTCGCGACGCTTGCGATCGCGGCGCTGTCGATGACGGTGTGGGCGCACCACATGTTCACGACCGGCGCCGTGGACAACCCCTTCTTCTCGGCGATGTCGATGATGATCGCGGTGCCCACCGGCGTGAAGTTCTTCAACTGGATCTTCACGATGTGGGGCGGGAAGATCTCGTTCAAGACGCCGATGCTGTTCGCGATGGGGTTCCTGTTCAACTTCCTGATCGGGGGTGTGACAGGGGTGATCCTGGCCTCGCCCTCGATCGACTTTCACGTGCAGGACACCTATTTCCTCGTCTCGCACTTCCACTACGTGATGATGGGAGGTGCCGCGTTCCTGGTGTTCGCGGCGATCTATTTCTGGTTCCCGAAGTTCACGGGGATCAAGCTGCGGGAGTCGCTCGGGCGCTTGACGTTCGCGCTGATGTTCGTCGGGTTCAACCTGACGTTCTGGCCGCAATTCGTGGTCGGTCTGCGGGGGATGCCCAGGCGGATCGTCGACTATCCCTCCTCGCTCGGCTACGACACCCCCAACCTCGTGTCGTCGATCGGCTCGGGTGTGCTCGCGCTCGGCGTGCTCGTGTTCCTGATCGACCTGGTCGTGTCGCTGCGCCGCCGGGTTCCGGCCGGGGGCGACCCGTGGGGCGGGTACTCGCTCGAGTGGGCCACGAGCTCGCCGCCTCCCGAGCACAACTTCGACCGGGTGCCGCCGATCCGTTCGGTCCGTCCGACCTTCGACCTGCGCCACCCCGAGCTCGCCGATCCCGGCGCCGGGAAGGAGGTCTCCCCGTGA
- a CDS encoding HAD family hydrolase has product MADRERVVALTDVDDTLLDNDRVTADLRAHLDATFGVPLRERYFEIFEQIREDEGFADYLGALQRYRLTNLHDPRVLEMSSWLVDYPFAERVLPGALDAVRRLERLGTTAILSDGDAVFQPRKIVRSGLWDAVAGNVLIYVHKEEQLAYVERRFPAERYVVLDDKLRILTVIKQAWAERVTTVFVRQGHYALDPDIVGAYPAADVTVDAIADVAALTDRDLGRLAR; this is encoded by the coding sequence GTGGCCGATCGCGAGCGCGTCGTCGCCCTGACCGACGTCGACGACACGCTGCTGGACAACGACCGGGTCACCGCCGACCTGCGGGCGCACCTGGATGCGACGTTCGGCGTTCCGCTCCGCGAGCGGTACTTCGAGATCTTCGAGCAGATCCGCGAGGACGAGGGCTTCGCCGACTACCTCGGCGCCCTCCAGCGCTATCGGCTCACGAACCTGCACGATCCGCGCGTGCTCGAGATGTCGTCCTGGCTCGTCGACTACCCCTTCGCCGAGCGCGTGCTCCCCGGGGCGCTCGACGCCGTGCGCCGGCTCGAGCGGCTCGGAACGACCGCGATCCTCTCCGACGGCGACGCGGTCTTCCAGCCGCGCAAGATCGTGCGCTCGGGGCTGTGGGACGCGGTCGCCGGGAACGTGTTGATCTACGTGCACAAGGAGGAACAGCTCGCGTACGTCGAGCGCCGATTCCCCGCCGAGCGCTACGTCGTGCTCGACGACAAGCTGCGCATCCTCACGGTGATCAAGCAGGCGTGGGCTGAACGGGTCACGACCGTGTTCGTCCGCCAGGGGCACTACGCCCTCGACCCGGACATCGTGGGCGCCTACCCCGCGGCGGACGTGACCGTCGACGCGATCGCCGACGTCGCCGCCCTCACCGACCGCGACCTCGGGCGGCTCGCCCGATAG
- the coxB gene encoding cytochrome c oxidase subunit II — MSVHARRVLSALVVAVGAALLSGCASSFGIPDGATEQGRDINDLWGRFFVASLIVGGITLALIVIAIVVFRRRRGDDALPRQSEGNVPLEIVYTAIPIAIVIVLWSLSMTTENRVLDVADDPDVSVHVEAFAWGWRFGYPQEGVELVSEPDTAGPQMVLPVGRTTRIRLTSDDVIHSFYVPDFLFKRDAVPGHVWEFDITPAETGVFEGTCAEFCGLNHAFMRFSVRVVEPAEYASWLRTAADAQAEQEATL; from the coding sequence ATGAGCGTTCACGCGCGTCGGGTGCTCTCGGCCCTAGTGGTTGCGGTCGGGGCGGCGCTGCTTTCCGGGTGCGCGTCGAGCTTCGGGATCCCCGACGGAGCCACCGAGCAGGGCCGTGACATCAACGACCTGTGGGGGCGCTTCTTCGTCGCCTCGTTGATCGTCGGCGGGATCACGCTCGCGTTGATCGTGATCGCGATCGTGGTCTTCCGGCGCCGCCGAGGTGACGACGCGCTTCCCCGTCAGTCCGAGGGCAACGTTCCGCTCGAGATCGTGTACACGGCGATCCCGATCGCGATCGTGATCGTCCTGTGGTCGTTGTCGATGACGACCGAGAACCGGGTGCTCGACGTGGCCGACGACCCGGACGTGAGCGTGCACGTCGAGGCGTTCGCCTGGGGATGGCGATTCGGCTATCCGCAGGAGGGAGTCGAGCTCGTCAGCGAGCCGGACACTGCAGGCCCGCAGATGGTGCTGCCGGTGGGTCGCACCACCCGGATCCGCCTGACCTCGGACGATGTGATCCATTCGTTCTACGTTCCCGACTTCCTGTTCAAGCGCGACGCGGTGCCCGGTCACGTCTGGGAGTTCGACATCACGCCCGCGGAGACCGGCGTGTTCGAGGGAACGTGCGCGGAGTTCTGCGGGTTGAACCACGCGTTCATGCGGTTCAGCGTCCGGGTCGTCGAGCCGGCCGAGTACGCGTCGTGGCTGCGAACCGCGGCGGACGCGCAGGCGGAGCAGGAGGCCACCCTATGA
- the gnd gene encoding decarboxylating 6-phosphogluconate dehydrogenase, whose protein sequence is MQLGMIGLGRMGANMVRRLHRSGHECVVYDVHPPAVQTLVADGATGAGSLEEFVGALSPPRHVWLMVPAAVVDPTLAGLVPLLQADDAVIDGGNSYYHDDLRRAKDLAPKSLHYVDVGVSGGVWGLDRGYCMMIGGEDAIVDRLDPVFAALAPGVDAAPRTEGRTGDPSRAEQGYLHCGPNGAGHFVKMVHNGIEYGLMAAYAEGLNVLENADVGNRTRDVDAETTPLRDPDLYRYDLSLPDITEVWRRGSVVSSWLLDLTAEALAEHPTLEGFEGRVSDSGEGRWTVLAAVDEGVPVPVISAALFDRFTSREAAEFEHKVLSAMRFGFGGHLEKLEDGSS, encoded by the coding sequence ATGCAGCTCGGCATGATCGGACTCGGACGGATGGGCGCGAACATGGTGCGCCGCCTGCACCGAAGCGGGCACGAGTGCGTCGTCTACGACGTCCATCCCCCAGCGGTGCAGACCCTGGTCGCCGACGGGGCCACGGGGGCAGGCTCGCTCGAGGAGTTCGTCGGCGCCCTCTCCCCTCCCCGTCACGTGTGGCTCATGGTCCCGGCCGCGGTCGTCGATCCGACGCTGGCCGGCCTCGTTCCCCTGCTGCAGGCCGACGACGCCGTGATCGACGGCGGGAACTCCTACTACCACGACGACCTGCGCCGGGCGAAGGATCTCGCCCCGAAGTCGTTGCACTACGTCGATGTCGGGGTGAGCGGCGGCGTCTGGGGTCTCGATCGCGGCTACTGCATGATGATCGGCGGCGAGGACGCGATCGTCGATCGCCTCGATCCCGTGTTCGCGGCCCTGGCGCCCGGCGTCGACGCCGCACCGCGCACCGAGGGCCGCACCGGGGATCCCTCCCGGGCCGAGCAGGGCTACCTGCACTGTGGTCCCAACGGCGCCGGCCACTTCGTGAAGATGGTGCATAACGGGATCGAGTACGGCCTGATGGCCGCCTACGCCGAGGGACTCAACGTGCTCGAGAACGCCGACGTCGGCAACCGGACGCGCGACGTTGACGCCGAGACCACGCCGCTGCGCGATCCCGACCTGTATCGCTACGACCTCTCCCTGCCCGACATCACCGAGGTCTGGCGTCGAGGCAGCGTCGTCTCCTCGTGGCTGCTCGACCTGACGGCGGAAGCACTCGCGGAACACCCGACGCTCGAAGGGTTCGAGGGACGCGTCTCGGACTCGGGTGAAGGCCGCTGGACCGTGCTCGCGGCCGTGGACGAAGGGGTGCCGGTCCCGGTGATCAGCGCCGCTCTGTTCGACCGGTTCACGAGCCGCGAGGCCGCCGAGTTCGAGCACAAGGTGCTGTCGGCGATGCGGTTCGGGTTCGGCGGTCACCTCGAGAAGCTCGAGGACGGCTCCTCGTGA
- a CDS encoding cytochrome bc complex cytochrome b subunit produces MKLVRKGVEEIDDRVGGASFLKRSLGKVFPDHWAFMLGEVALYSFVLLVLTGVFLTFFYEPSTREVTYDGPYPPLQGEQMSAAYESVMRISYEVRAGLVMRQIHHWSALVFVAAILVHMLRVFFTGAFRKPRDINWTVGFTLLLLGMGAGFTGYSLPDDLLSGTGIRIGYSALLSIPVIGEWAAFLFFGGEYPAPAFLRRFYALHIMIIPGLLIGAMTVHLMLVWRQKHTEFDGPGRSEHTVTGTRLWPNYGMKALGLMFVVFGTLSLLGGLFQVNPIWLYGPFVPYSASSPAQPDWYMGWIEGLVRLAPNWTEFSVFGYLVAEPFIPAVVLPGIFITIVALWPVLERRFTGDHEMHNLLQRPRDAPIRTALGVAGVTIMAVLTLAGSNDVLAKFLQIEVDTLNEVFKWLLLLAPPAAGYLTYRICRELRDRDEHPIRRPRRVRVRWNAEGGFDDVEDDAPPGAGSPGTRPEERV; encoded by the coding sequence GTGAAGCTCGTGCGCAAGGGGGTCGAGGAGATCGACGACCGCGTCGGCGGCGCGAGCTTCCTGAAGCGTTCGCTCGGCAAGGTGTTCCCCGACCACTGGGCGTTCATGCTCGGGGAGGTCGCCCTATATTCGTTCGTGCTGCTGGTCCTGACGGGCGTGTTCCTGACGTTCTTCTACGAGCCCTCGACCCGAGAGGTGACCTACGACGGTCCGTACCCGCCGCTGCAGGGCGAGCAGATGTCGGCGGCATACGAGTCGGTGATGCGTATCTCCTACGAGGTGCGCGCCGGTCTGGTGATGCGCCAGATCCACCACTGGTCGGCGCTCGTGTTCGTGGCGGCGATCCTGGTCCACATGCTGCGGGTGTTCTTCACCGGGGCGTTCCGCAAGCCCCGGGACATCAACTGGACGGTCGGGTTCACGCTGCTGCTGCTCGGGATGGGCGCCGGCTTCACGGGCTACTCCCTGCCCGACGACCTGCTGTCGGGAACGGGGATCCGGATCGGGTACTCGGCCCTGCTGTCGATCCCCGTGATCGGGGAGTGGGCCGCCTTCCTGTTCTTCGGGGGCGAGTACCCGGCGCCGGCCTTCCTCCGCCGCTTCTACGCGTTGCACATCATGATCATCCCCGGACTGCTGATCGGGGCGATGACCGTGCACCTGATGCTCGTTTGGCGCCAGAAGCACACCGAGTTCGACGGTCCGGGCCGCAGCGAGCACACGGTGACCGGCACGCGACTGTGGCCGAACTACGGGATGAAGGCGCTCGGGTTGATGTTCGTCGTCTTCGGCACGCTCTCGCTGCTCGGAGGCCTGTTCCAGGTCAATCCGATCTGGCTCTACGGCCCATTCGTCCCGTACTCGGCGAGCTCGCCGGCCCAACCTGACTGGTACATGGGCTGGATCGAGGGCCTCGTGCGCCTCGCGCCGAACTGGACCGAGTTCTCGGTGTTCGGCTACCTCGTCGCAGAGCCGTTCATCCCCGCGGTCGTGCTGCCGGGGATCTTCATCACGATCGTCGCCCTGTGGCCGGTGCTGGAGCGGCGGTTCACCGGCGACCATGAGATGCACAACCTGCTGCAACGTCCGCGTGACGCGCCGATCCGCACGGCGCTCGGCGTGGCCGGGGTCACGATCATGGCGGTCCTCACGCTTGCGGGCAGCAACGACGTGCTGGCGAAGTTCCTCCAGATCGAGGTCGACACCCTGAACGAGGTTTTCAAGTGGCTATTGCTGCTTGCGCCGCCGGCCGCCGGGTACCTGACCTACCGGATCTGTCGCGAACTTCGCGACCGGGACGAGCACCCGATCCGGCGGCCGCGCCGGGTCCGCGTACGGTGGAACGCCGAGGGTGGCTTCGACGACGTCGAGGATGACGCGCCGCCCGGCGCCGGGTCCCCGGGAACCCGTCCGGAGGAACGCGTATGA
- a CDS encoding cytochrome c oxidase subunit 4 — protein sequence MKTLAKAFLGVGLFATVVAVAYWFVELSEEEGRVLLAVWVLMTATVAGYLIYHGVFRDRQAAPGDDATALPEDAAGREVGAFPFSSMWPIVFVAGVVVLGAAVIFGLLLSPVGLAIVTIAVLGLMRESRA from the coding sequence GTGAAGACCCTGGCCAAGGCTTTCCTGGGCGTCGGCTTGTTCGCGACCGTCGTCGCGGTCGCCTACTGGTTCGTGGAGCTGTCCGAGGAGGAGGGGCGCGTCCTGCTCGCCGTCTGGGTTCTGATGACCGCGACGGTCGCCGGTTACCTGATCTACCACGGGGTCTTCCGCGACCGGCAGGCGGCGCCCGGTGATGATGCAACCGCACTGCCGGAGGACGCGGCGGGTCGCGAGGTGGGTGCGTTCCCGTTCTCGAGCATGTGGCCCATCGTGTTCGTTGCCGGGGTCGTGGTGCTCGGAGCGGCGGTGATCTTCGGGCTGCTCCTGTCGCCGGTGGGTCTCGCGATCGTGACGATCGCGGTGCTGGGGCTGATGCGCGAGAGCAGAGCTTGA
- a CDS encoding flippase-like domain-containing protein, with protein sequence MSDGTTPRPPDPASAPSGSLRRRILTRVAFLLVAAVALYILWPSLAKVFSAVPDLDEIAPGWFLAMLALEAASFAAMWVLLAITLRSRKWFAIGTAQLAGNAVGRVVPGGAAAGAAAQYTLMVQGGVEATRVGTGVTAASLISTATIFALPLLSVPAVLASAGIPDGLVHAVWLGGAVLGLAFAAGAMLLFRDRPVERVGHAIAWVLRRMRRPASGEQLAERLVDERDLLRTTLRSDWWKAVLASLANWLLDYLALLAALTAVGARPDPPLVLLAYASSMVLGMIPLTPGGLGFVEAGLTGTLALAGVSGAEAVLAILAYRLVSYWLPMPVGGIAYWLARRRSGAKPLPAN encoded by the coding sequence TTGAGCGACGGAACCACCCCCCGCCCGCCCGACCCCGCCTCGGCACCGTCGGGCTCCCTGCGGCGTCGGATCCTGACGCGGGTCGCATTCCTGCTCGTGGCGGCGGTAGCGCTCTACATCCTGTGGCCGTCGCTCGCCAAGGTGTTCTCGGCGGTGCCCGACCTCGACGAGATCGCCCCGGGGTGGTTCCTCGCGATGCTCGCCCTCGAGGCGGCGAGCTTCGCCGCGATGTGGGTGCTGCTCGCGATCACGCTGCGCTCGCGCAAGTGGTTCGCGATCGGAACGGCGCAGCTCGCGGGGAACGCGGTCGGCCGGGTGGTTCCCGGGGGCGCGGCCGCGGGCGCCGCGGCGCAGTACACCCTGATGGTCCAGGGCGGCGTCGAGGCGACGCGGGTGGGAACCGGCGTCACGGCCGCGTCGTTGATCAGCACGGCGACGATCTTCGCCCTCCCACTGCTGTCGGTGCCCGCGGTGCTCGCGAGCGCGGGGATCCCCGACGGGCTCGTCCACGCGGTGTGGCTCGGTGGTGCCGTGCTCGGGCTGGCGTTCGCCGCGGGGGCGATGCTGCTGTTCCGCGACCGGCCGGTCGAGCGGGTCGGGCATGCGATCGCGTGGGTCCTCCGGCGGATGCGTCGTCCGGCCTCGGGCGAGCAGCTGGCGGAGCGGCTCGTGGACGAACGGGATCTGCTGCGCACGACGCTGCGCTCGGACTGGTGGAAGGCCGTCTTGGCCTCCCTCGCGAACTGGCTCCTGGACTACCTCGCGCTGCTCGCGGCGCTGACCGCTGTGGGCGCGCGTCCGGACCCGCCGCTCGTGCTGCTCGCCTACGCGTCGTCGATGGTCCTCGGCATGATCCCGCTCACCCCCGGCGGGCTGGGCTTCGTCGAGGCGGGGCTGACGGGAACCCTCGCCCTGGCCGGAGTCAGCGGTGCGGAAGCGGTCCTGGCGATCCTGGCCTACCGTTTGGTCTCGTACTGGCTCCCGATGCCGGTGGGTGGCATCGCGTACTGGCTCGCCCGGCGCCGTTCGGGCGCGAAACCGCTGCCCGCGAACTGA
- the zwf gene encoding glucose-6-phosphate dehydrogenase, which translates to MSHDAQADALVFFGATGDLAYKQIFPALQSMVRHGTLDIPVIGVAKAGWTLDDLCKRARESVTAHPGGLDEHAFATLMKLLRYVDGDYNDPATFADLRTKLGDARRPMHYLAIPPSLFPVVIEALGSSESAKDARVVVEKPFGHDLASARRLNGVLHSVFDERSIFRIDHYLGKDPVQNLFYFRFANTFLEPVWNRRYVHSVQITMAEDFDVADRGAFYDSVGAVRDVVQNHLLQLTAMVAMEPPASAEQDSIRNERAKIMETISPLRPRDVVRGQYEGYRSVEGVRADSTMETYVAMRFHVDTWRWQGVPFLIRAGKCLPVTTTEVAVELKRPPSTVFPDVAKGHPNMFRFQVTPGFKISLDARAKQQAAGLVGEDVDVDFANRPSDDLPPYERLLHEAARGDQTQFARQDTVEAAWRIVDPILDDAVPVVPYAKGSWGPAEADELTEHVGGWHAPDMD; encoded by the coding sequence GTGAGCCATGACGCCCAGGCCGACGCCCTCGTGTTCTTCGGCGCGACGGGCGACCTCGCCTACAAACAGATCTTCCCCGCGCTGCAGTCGATGGTCCGTCACGGCACGCTCGACATCCCGGTGATCGGCGTCGCGAAGGCCGGGTGGACCCTCGACGATCTCTGCAAGCGAGCGCGCGAGAGCGTAACGGCCCATCCGGGCGGGCTCGACGAGCACGCGTTCGCCACGCTGATGAAACTGCTGCGGTACGTGGACGGGGACTACAACGATCCCGCGACGTTCGCGGACCTGCGCACGAAGCTGGGCGATGCCCGCAGGCCGATGCACTACCTCGCGATCCCTCCCAGCCTGTTCCCCGTGGTGATCGAGGCGCTCGGGTCGAGCGAGTCCGCGAAGGATGCCCGCGTCGTCGTCGAGAAGCCGTTCGGGCACGACCTCGCCAGCGCCCGGCGCCTGAACGGGGTGCTCCACTCGGTGTTCGACGAGCGTTCGATCTTCCGGATCGACCACTACCTCGGGAAGGACCCGGTTCAGAACCTCTTCTACTTCCGGTTCGCGAACACGTTCCTCGAACCCGTGTGGAACCGGCGATACGTCCACAGCGTGCAGATCACGATGGCCGAGGACTTCGACGTGGCCGATCGAGGCGCGTTCTACGACTCCGTCGGCGCGGTCCGGGACGTCGTGCAGAACCACCTACTCCAGCTGACGGCGATGGTCGCGATGGAACCGCCCGCGAGCGCCGAACAGGACTCGATCCGCAACGAGCGGGCGAAGATCATGGAGACGATCTCCCCGCTCCGGCCCCGCGACGTCGTTCGCGGGCAGTACGAGGGATACCGATCGGTCGAGGGGGTGCGTGCCGATTCCACGATGGAGACCTACGTCGCGATGCGGTTCCACGTCGACACCTGGCGCTGGCAGGGCGTTCCGTTCCTGATCCGCGCGGGCAAGTGCCTCCCGGTGACGACCACCGAGGTCGCCGTGGAGCTGAAGCGGCCTCCCTCGACGGTGTTCCCCGACGTGGCCAAGGGGCACCCGAACATGTTCCGGTTCCAGGTGACGCCCGGGTTCAAGATCTCGCTCGACGCCCGGGCGAAGCAGCAGGCGGCGGGGCTCGTGGGCGAGGACGTCGACGTCGACTTCGCGAACCGGCCCTCCGACGACCTTCCTCCCTACGAGCGACTGCTCCACGAGGCGGCACGCGGCGACCAGACCCAGTTCGCACGGCAGGACACCGTCGAAGCCGCCTGGCGGATCGTCGACCCGATCCTCGACGACGCGGTGCCCGTTGTCCCCTACGCGAAGGGGAGCTGGGGTCCGGCCGAAGCCGACGAACTGACCGAGCACGTCGGCGGCTGGCACGCGCCGGACATGGACTGA
- the pgi gene encoding glucose-6-phosphate isomerase: MDTERLRLRPAYRALEEHHAELAPRTLKELFAQDPGRGTRMALEAEGLYLDYSKHRATDETLRLLVRLAEESGLRARIDAMFAGEHINVSEDRAVLHVALRAPRDAELVADGAEVVPEVHAVLDRMAGLAERIRSGAWTGHTGKPIRNVINIGIGGSDLGPVMAYEALRHYARRDMTFRFISNIDGTDLVEATRDLDPAETLFVVCSKSWSTLETLTNATSARDWLLAGLGGDEAAVAKHFVAVSTNAEGVAGFGIDTDNMFGFWDWVGGRYSVDSAIGVSLMIAIGPERFREMLHGFHAIDEHFRSAPFERNLPVLMGVLSVWYATFFGAQTLAVLPYDHYLGRFPAYLQQLEMESNGKHVTLEGVPVDHDTGQIVWGQPGTNGQHAFYQLIHQGTRLIPCDLIGFTRTLNEVGNHHDLLTANLIAQTEALAFGRSADELRAAGVPEAQIPHRVCEGNRPTTTLLARELTPETLGKLIALYEHHVFVQGTIWSIDSFDQWGVELGKILANRVIPELGAAEVPDLTHDSSTNALIRRYRRDNDRPV, translated from the coding sequence CTGGATACGGAACGACTGCGCCTGCGTCCTGCGTACCGTGCGCTCGAGGAGCACCACGCCGAGCTCGCCCCCCGGACGTTGAAGGAGCTGTTCGCCCAGGATCCGGGCCGGGGAACCCGCATGGCCCTCGAGGCCGAGGGCCTGTACCTGGACTACTCCAAGCATCGGGCGACCGACGAGACCCTCCGTCTCCTGGTTCGGCTCGCCGAGGAGTCCGGCCTGCGGGCACGGATCGACGCGATGTTCGCCGGGGAGCACATCAACGTCTCGGAGGACCGCGCGGTGCTCCACGTCGCCCTTCGGGCGCCGCGCGACGCAGAGCTCGTGGCCGACGGCGCCGAGGTCGTCCCGGAGGTGCACGCCGTCCTCGACCGGATGGCGGGGCTCGCCGAGCGGATCCGCTCGGGCGCATGGACCGGGCACACCGGCAAGCCGATCCGCAACGTGATCAACATCGGGATCGGTGGCTCGGACCTCGGGCCCGTGATGGCCTACGAGGCGCTGCGACACTACGCGCGACGGGACATGACGTTCCGTTTCATCTCGAACATCGACGGGACCGACCTCGTCGAGGCGACGCGTGACCTCGACCCCGCGGAAACCCTCTTCGTCGTGTGCTCCAAGAGCTGGAGCACGCTCGAGACCCTGACGAACGCCACGAGCGCTCGCGACTGGCTGCTCGCGGGACTGGGCGGCGACGAAGCGGCGGTCGCGAAGCACTTCGTCGCCGTCTCGACCAACGCCGAGGGCGTGGCGGGGTTCGGGATCGACACCGACAACATGTTCGGGTTCTGGGACTGGGTCGGCGGCCGCTACTCGGTCGACTCTGCGATCGGAGTGTCGCTGATGATCGCGATCGGACCCGAGCGGTTCCGCGAGATGCTCCATGGGTTCCACGCGATCGACGAGCACTTCCGCTCGGCGCCGTTCGAGCGAAACCTCCCCGTGCTGATGGGGGTGCTCTCGGTGTGGTACGCGACGTTCTTCGGCGCGCAGACCCTCGCGGTGCTCCCCTACGACCACTACCTCGGGCGGTTCCCCGCCTACCTGCAGCAGCTCGAGATGGAGAGCAACGGCAAGCACGTGACGCTCGAGGGCGTCCCCGTCGACCACGACACCGGGCAGATCGTATGGGGACAGCCCGGCACGAACGGCCAACACGCCTTCTACCAGCTGATCCACCAGGGGACGCGCCTGATCCCGTGCGATCTCATCGGGTTCACCCGCACGCTGAATGAGGTCGGCAACCACCACGACCTCCTGACCGCGAACCTGATCGCCCAGACCGAAGCGCTGGCGTTCGGCCGGAGCGCGGACGAGCTCCGGGCCGCCGGGGTTCCCGAGGCGCAGATCCCCCACCGGGTGTGCGAGGGGAACCGGCCCACCACGACCCTGCTCGCCCGCGAGCTGACGCCCGAGACACTCGGCAAACTGATTGCGCTCTACGAGCACCACGTCTTCGTCCAGGGCACGATCTGGTCGATCGACTCCTTCGACCAGTGGGGGGTCGAGCTCGGCAAGATCCTCGCGAACCGTGTGATCCCCGAGCTCGGAGCGGCCGAAGTTCCCGACCTGACGCACGACTCCTCGACGAACGCCCTGATCCGCCGCTACCGCCGCGACAACGACCGCCCCGTGTGA